From the genome of bacterium:
TCAGCATTTCATGGACTTCGAGTACCTGCTCGAGCAGCTCGCGATCCGGGGCCCCGCTCAGCGCGAGCAGGTGCTGAATGACATCGATGCTGGCCTGCTCGATCGGGAGAACGGTGGCGCCTCCGCCGTGACGGATCTCCACCAGGCCCGATTGCTCGAGCTTGCGCAGGGCCTCCCGAACGGAGCTGCGGTTGGCGCCCAGTCGCTGGGCCAACTCCCGCTCGGGCGGGAGTCTCCCGCCGGCCGGGTAGGTGCCGCGCAGGATTTCACCCCTGAGGTGATCGGTGATCGTGTCTCGAGCGGATCGGGCCACGTTTCTCCTGAGTGTCCCCGCGGGAACGAAAAGTCAATGGTCGGACCAATTGGCCCGACCAATCTACGTGAGCCGGCTTCGAGGGTCAAGGCTCTTTTGTCCAAGGACGAAGAGAACGCCATGGCCAAAGATCTCGAATGCCCGATCTGCAACGCGGACATCCCCCTCGCCGGCGACGAGAAGAAGGGAGAAGAGATCTTCTGCGCCTACTGCCGGGCTCCGCTGATCGTCCAGCAAGGCGCGGATGACGACGAGCTGCTGCTCGAGGAAGACTACTAGGGCTTGCTCAGCCGGATTTTCCAGCGCCGCCGTCGACCACCAGCACCTCTCCCGTCACGAGTCGCGAGCCCAGCAGGAAGCCGAAGATGGCATCCTTCACGTCTTCCGGCGTGCACACCGCGCCTAGCATCGAGCGCTCGGCAAAGGCTTGTTTGATCGGGTCGAAGGCCGCACCGAGCCCTCCCTGCAGCCATGTGCCGTCGATGAAGCCCGGGCAGACCGCGTTCACCTGCACTTCCGGACCGAGCACACGGGCGAGCGTCACGGTCAGGATGTTGAGGCCAGCCTTCGACGCGCAGTAGGGGATCGAGCTGCCCGTTCCGTAGACGCCCGCCACACTGGATACGTTGATCACCTGGCCACCGCCATCGGCCTTGAGGGCAGGGGTGGCGGCGCGGGTGCATTGGAAGGGTCCAACGAGATTGACGCCGAGGATCGTCGTCCAGTCGTCTGCGCTGACCTTTTCGAGATCGGCATGCGGGATGAAGCTGGTGGTGCCCGCATTGTTCACCAGGATGTCGAGCCTTCCGAACTCACGGGTCGCGGTTTCGACGAGTTGCCGGCAATCGTCGTCCTGGGATACATCCGCTCGGACGGCGAGTGATTGGACGCCCTTGCCGGCCGCCTCCGCCGCGACTTCCTCCGCGGCATCCTTGGATCGGCTGTAGTTCACGAGCACCGAGCAGCCGCTCTCGGCAAGTGCCAGGGCGGTCGCCCGCCCAACACCCGTTCCTGAACCCGTGACGATCGCCGCCTTGCCTTCGAGCTGCATGATCTCTCCTCCGATGGGAAACCATAGCCGGTTCAGGATCTGGGGAGGCGGTCTCGAACGGCGGAAAGCGGCGGGGCGGAAGCGTCTCGCTCCGAGACGATGGGATCGCCTTCCGGCCAGGGAATCGCGAGCTCCAGGTCGTTCCAGGCGACGGCGATTTCACCGGAAGGGGAGTAGGGCGAGGTTACCTTGTATTCGACTTCGGCTTCCTCGGAGAGCACGAGAAAGCCGTGGAGGAAGCCTTCCGGAATCCACAGCTGCCGGTGTGTATCCGCACCCAGGGTTTCGGCATGATGCTGGCCGAAGGTCGGAGAATCGAGGCGAACGTCGACCGCGACGTCCAGGACCTCGCCGCGAACCACGCGAACCAACTTGCCTTGCGACGGAGCGAGCTGGGCATGCAGACCGCGAAGGGTTCCACGCTTCGACGAGGAGTGGTTGTCCTGCACGAATGGGCCCGTGATTCCGCCGTCCCTGTATTTCTCCTCGTGATAGGCCTCGAGGAAGAACCCCCGTGCATCCCGGTGGACGTCGGGCTCGACCACGATGACACCCGCGAGGGAGGTCTTGCGAAATTTCAATCTCGTGCCTCGTTGGCAATGCGTTGCAGGTATGCCCCGTACTCGTTCTTCTGCATCTCGTGGCCGATCCGCATCAGTTCCTCGGTGCTGATCCACCCATTGCGCCAGGCGATCTCCTCGACGCAGGAGACCATGAGCCCCTGGCGCTCCTGCACGGCCTGGATGAAGTTGCCGGCCTGCATCAGCGATTCATGGGTGCCCGTATCGAGCCAGGCAAAACCGCGGCCCAGTTTCTCGACCTGGAGTTCGCCGCGCTCGAGGTAGAGGTTGTTCAGGTCGGTGATCTCGAGCTCACCGCGTGGCGAGGGCTCGAGTTCTGCGGCGATCGACGTGACCTGGGCATCGTAGAAGTAGAGTCCCGTCACCGCCCAATTCGTCCGGGGATGCTCGGGTTTTTCTTCGATGTTCAGCGCACGCCCGGTGGAATCGAACTCCACCACGCCGTAGCGCTCCGGGTCGCGTACCTGGTAGCCGAATACGGTTCCGCCCTCAGTCCGTGTCGCAGCACGTTGCAACACCTCGGGAAGGCCGTGGCCGAAGAAGACATTATCCCCCAGCGCGAGCCCGACGGGTTCATTTGCGATCCATTCCCGCGCGATCAGGAACGCCTGGGCGATTCCCTCGGGCCGAGGCTGGGCTGCGTACGTGAGCGAGATCCCGAGTCGGGAGCCGTCCCCGAGTGCCCGCTCGAAACCGGGCAGGTCTTCCGGTGTGCTGATCAGCATCACGTCCCGGATCCCGGCCAGCATCAGGGTGCTGAGCGGGTAGTAGACCATCGGCTTGTCATACACCGGCAGGAGTTGCTTGCTGACACCGAGCGTGATCGGATACAGCCGCGTGCCCGAACCACCGGCGAGAACGATTCCCTTCATGCCATCATTCTAGGGCAGGAACTGGCCCGGGTTGGCGAGCTTTCGGGGCAGGTATTCCTCGATCACGTAGTTGAGCCCCCATTTGGCCAAGGCCTGCTGCTCGGCGCGTACGCCCATCTTGAGGAGATCGTTCAGAGCCTTCTGCCAGGGCTTGTGGGCCTGGAAGAAGGGATCGTTCTTCAGCGCGTCTCGCGCCCGTTTGACATCGACATCGTGAAGCGGATGGGTGGGCAGGTCGTACTCCCGGATGTCCGCCGGCGTCACCCCGAGGTATCGGGCCTGGGGTACGCAGAAGAACTGGGAAAGGTGAGCGGCATTTCCGGAGCCCACCTTGAGGGTTCGATAGATATTGGAGATCCCATAGGGATCACAATCCACGAACGCGTAGACCGGCAATTTGCACTCGTCCGAAAGCTTGCGGATGAAACGCCGGGTCGCGCGGGTAGGCACGCCGGCAAGTGAGACCAGGATGCAATTCGAACTCTGCCAGAATTTATGGCTCTGGAGCCGCTGGAAGACACCGCCCGTTTCGATCGCCAGGATGAACTTCGCATCGGTTTCGAAGGAGAGATGCTCGACGGTCGAGGGAATCGAGTAGGCGCCCGAACCGAAGCGTGTGCAATCGATGCGCTCCACCTCGCCGGTCTCCCTATCCGGGTCGAGTACGACGAGGTTGCCAGCCACCGCACCGCCGTGCTCGTCCGGAACGAAGCGCAACTGCTCCCGGGAGACTCCCCGGATCGAAAACATCGCCTCGATGTCGTCCATGACCGCGTCGCTCTCGCTCTGCTCGTCGAAGCGCGCGTCTTCCCAGTTCTTGCTCTGATAGTAGGCGTCCCGCTTCGTGGCGAAGTCATTCGATTCGACCATCTCCTTGGAGAGACCCATCATGCGGAGCGTCTGGGCGAAGCTCTTCACCGTGTTGACGGTCAGCGTGCGGGTCTTCTTCTGCCGGCCGATCTCGAAGTAGCCCTTCTTCTGGGAGTAGGAGACGTTCTTGAGCGAGCGAATCGGAAAGTGAAGATCCGGCTTTCCCTGCCGGTTGATGCGTTGGTGAACGCCCTTGGCGGTTTCCTTGATGAGATCGACGGTCAACGCGTTGAGCTTCGCGTTCTTCTTGCGGACCTCCTGGACCTTCTTTTGGATGACCGCGTCCGGGGTCCTCTTCGGAGCTGCCTTCTTCCGCGGGGCCACCTTCTTTCTCGTGACTTTCTTGCGCGCTGCCATGGTTAGAGTTTCCTGCTCTTCTCGAGCACATCAGTGAGGTTGTTCACGACCTTGTCTCGCTCCTTGTCCGCGAAGCCCAGGATCTCCTGAAGCCCCACGGCCACCTGCGGGATGTATTTCACGATGTAGGCGCGCTTCTTTTCTTCATCCGCTTCGCGCCGCTGTTTGCGGATGTGCCTGGCAACCTGTCGGCCGCATTCCTGCAAGCCCAGCCGGATTTCCTTCAGGATTTCCGGGTAGTGGGCGACGGCTTCCTTGCTCTCGGAGGTAAACGGAACCCAGACGCTGGCGATATGCACCATCAAGAGCATCGGCCCCACCGGCATCGCACCCCGGGGCTGCTGCATCTTGTAGGCCTTCCAATCCGTAGCCGTGATCGCCTTGGTGATCGCGCAGGCCCCCTGTTGGTATTGCAGGGGCACGCGGTTCGCGAAGCGGTAGGCCGTCACCGAGTCGTCCGCGGAAAGCGAGCCTCCGTAGGCGAGTCCGACTTCGATCAGGAAGGGGTTTCCTCGGTAGACCGTCGGCTTGCGGGTGACCGATGCATAGAAATCCGCCTCCACTTCCTGCCGGAGTGCGCTCTCGAGCAGATCCTCACCGATGGGCGCGATGCAATCGGTCGGCGGCGCCATGATCTTGGTCGCCTGGATGCTCTTGTGGATGCGCTCTGCTTCGTCGCGCGTCACCTCACTCGGCCGGCGCTTCGAGGGCACCTTGGCTCGCGTGCAGATTTCGTCGGCGATCCGTCCAGAGACCCGGGAGAAATCGGCTTGTAGGCAACCGCGCACGTTGCGGGATTTCGTGTCCCGGAACATCTGCATCAACACGCCGAGCTCGACGCCATACGGATGGGGCTTGATCTCGTCCGTCTCCGGAGGCAGTTCTTCCGTGACACGATCGAAGAGAACGGAACCGTTGGTCTTGCTCGGGTTCGGCGGGAGGAACTCGATCCGCGCATGGGGATTGGCGAGCGAGATCTGGCGGATGTAGGCCTCTACCGAATGCTGGCCGCCACGGTAGGCGCCCTCCAGTTCGATCTCGACGCGCGTGCCATGCTCGGCCGGCCACTCGACCTCGAGATCCTTCTTCACGCGGGGATCGTTCGTCTTGGTATCGATCACCAACTCGAAGTGGTGCGCGGGCTTCCTGGCTCCCGTGCGGGTCGTGATGACGATGGGCTTGCCGGTGGTCAACAGGCCGTACATGCCCGCCGCGCTGATGCCGATGCCCTGTTGGCCGCGGCTCTGGCGGAGCCGATGGAACTTCGACCCGTACAGGAGACGCCCGAAGATCTTCGGTACCTGGCTCTTTACGATGCCCGGTCCGTTGTCTTCGATGGCGATGCGAAAGCGCGTCTCGTCCTTCTGGTGGATCTCGACGCGGATGTCCGGAGTGATGCCGGCTTCTTCACAGGCATCCAGCGCGTTGTCGACGCCTTCCTTGACCGTGGTCAGCAACGCCTTCGACGGATTGTCGAAGCCCAACAAGTGGCGGTTCTTGGCAAAGAACTCCGAGACCGAGATGTCCCGCTGCTTGCCGGCCATCTCCTGGGCCGTCGTCTGGCCGCGCGGCTTGGCAGCCTTCTTGCGGACCGCCTTCTTGGTGGACGGCTGCGCGGCCTTCTTGCGCCCCGCCTTCTTGGTGGCGGGCTTCGTCGCCACCTTCTTCTTCGGTGTCTTGCGGGCCGTCGCCCTGGGCTTCTTCCCACCCTTCGCGCCGGTGAACGCGAAGCTCCCCTGCTTGGTCATGCATCACCCCCGAGAGGGATCATCGGGATCGGGCCGGGTGGGGTCAACAACCCCGGGTCGGGATCGGGCCGGACGGGTCAAGGACCCCGGCTGGAGGGCTCGTCTAGGCCAGCACCAGCCGCTGCCCAGCGAAGTTTCCCGTCAAGCGGACCCGATCTTCTCGCAGCAGCTCGAGGACCACTTCGACGATCTCCCGGTCATCGTCGGTCAGGTCGCCAAGGGTCTGGACCAGCTCGAGCAGGGTGGTTTCGACGGGGCGACCGCCGGGTTCCTGGTCGAATCCCTGATCTGTTTTGAGTGCGGCTGCGCGGCCCATCTTGGACGCCTCCGGTCTCGAGTCCTCGGATCTGGTTTCCTGGCTATCGACTCGTACTAGAGCAGGATTTGTGCCAGCTGGCGCCGGCCCCTGCCCAACTCGGGCCTTCCCGTGAAATCCATTCAATTTCAACCAGTTGCGATGTGTCTCGGGGTTTCCCCT
Proteins encoded in this window:
- a CDS encoding lysine biosynthesis protein LysW, with the translated sequence MAKDLECPICNADIPLAGDEKKGEEIFCAYCRAPLIVQQGADDDELLLEEDY
- a CDS encoding SDR family oxidoreductase, coding for MQLEGKAAIVTGSGTGVGRATALALAESGCSVLVNYSRSKDAAEEVAAEAAGKGVQSLAVRADVSQDDDCRQLVETATREFGRLDILVNNAGTTSFIPHADLEKVSADDWTTILGVNLVGPFQCTRAATPALKADGGGQVINVSSVAGVYGTGSSIPYCASKAGLNILTVTLARVLGPEVQVNAVCPGFIDGTWLQGGLGAAFDPIKQAFAERSMLGAVCTPEDVKDAIFGFLLGSRLVTGEVLVVDGGAGKSG
- the rfbC gene encoding dTDP-4-dehydrorhamnose 3,5-epimerase, which codes for MKFRKTSLAGVIVVEPDVHRDARGFFLEAYHEEKYRDGGITGPFVQDNHSSSKRGTLRGLHAQLAPSQGKLVRVVRGEVLDVAVDVRLDSPTFGQHHAETLGADTHRQLWIPEGFLHGFLVLSEEAEVEYKVTSPYSPSGEIAVAWNDLELAIPWPEGDPIVSERDASAPPLSAVRDRLPRS
- the rfbA gene encoding glucose-1-phosphate thymidylyltransferase RfbA, whose protein sequence is MKGIVLAGGSGTRLYPITLGVSKQLLPVYDKPMVYYPLSTLMLAGIRDVMLISTPEDLPGFERALGDGSRLGISLTYAAQPRPEGIAQAFLIAREWIANEPVGLALGDNVFFGHGLPEVLQRAATRTEGGTVFGYQVRDPERYGVVEFDSTGRALNIEEKPEHPRTNWAVTGLYFYDAQVTSIAAELEPSPRGELEITDLNNLYLERGELQVEKLGRGFAWLDTGTHESLMQAGNFIQAVQERQGLMVSCVEEIAWRNGWISTEELMRIGHEMQKNEYGAYLQRIANEARD
- a CDS encoding DNA topoisomerase IV subunit A; protein product: MAARKKVTRKKVAPRKKAAPKRTPDAVIQKKVQEVRKKNAKLNALTVDLIKETAKGVHQRINRQGKPDLHFPIRSLKNVSYSQKKGYFEIGRQKKTRTLTVNTVKSFAQTLRMMGLSKEMVESNDFATKRDAYYQSKNWEDARFDEQSESDAVMDDIEAMFSIRGVSREQLRFVPDEHGGAVAGNLVVLDPDRETGEVERIDCTRFGSGAYSIPSTVEHLSFETDAKFILAIETGGVFQRLQSHKFWQSSNCILVSLAGVPTRATRRFIRKLSDECKLPVYAFVDCDPYGISNIYRTLKVGSGNAAHLSQFFCVPQARYLGVTPADIREYDLPTHPLHDVDVKRARDALKNDPFFQAHKPWQKALNDLLKMGVRAEQQALAKWGLNYVIEEYLPRKLANPGQFLP
- a CDS encoding DNA topoisomerase VI subunit B; the encoded protein is MTKQGSFAFTGAKGGKKPRATARKTPKKKVATKPATKKAGRKKAAQPSTKKAVRKKAAKPRGQTTAQEMAGKQRDISVSEFFAKNRHLLGFDNPSKALLTTVKEGVDNALDACEEAGITPDIRVEIHQKDETRFRIAIEDNGPGIVKSQVPKIFGRLLYGSKFHRLRQSRGQQGIGISAAGMYGLLTTGKPIVITTRTGARKPAHHFELVIDTKTNDPRVKKDLEVEWPAEHGTRVEIELEGAYRGGQHSVEAYIRQISLANPHARIEFLPPNPSKTNGSVLFDRVTEELPPETDEIKPHPYGVELGVLMQMFRDTKSRNVRGCLQADFSRVSGRIADEICTRAKVPSKRRPSEVTRDEAERIHKSIQATKIMAPPTDCIAPIGEDLLESALRQEVEADFYASVTRKPTVYRGNPFLIEVGLAYGGSLSADDSVTAYRFANRVPLQYQQGACAITKAITATDWKAYKMQQPRGAMPVGPMLLMVHIASVWVPFTSESKEAVAHYPEILKEIRLGLQECGRQVARHIRKQRREADEEKKRAYIVKYIPQVAVGLQEILGFADKERDKVVNNLTDVLEKSRKL